From the Lathyrus oleraceus cultivar Zhongwan6 chromosome 3, CAAS_Psat_ZW6_1.0, whole genome shotgun sequence genome, the window CCCCCACCAAGTCTAACAAGGATTTATGGTCATAAAGCACCAAACCCGGCCATTAGGCAATAATTTGTTATAAGAGAACAAATTGATATGAAAAGATAAAATACACAGAGAGTGACTGAATCTGAGAAGCCTACTGCCATTATTTaattatttacttatttttcTATTAAGATTTGTCTTTCCAACCTCTCTTTGAAAGAAGTTGATCGGTACTTGTAGTATAACGCTTCTCTTCTTCATAATATGTGTTGAAACCTAAGATATCCTTAATTTCTTCAAAAGATGGCATGCTTCCTGGAGGAGGAATACGACCTCCTTTAATAGCAGTGAGTGAATCCTACACCAGCAGTCAtagattttattttaaaaatgataaaaataaaataatactTCAAACAAGTACATAAAAAAgccttttaaaaaaaaaagagttcAATATTAAAATACTATTACTTTGGCCTGTCATATAGGATTTAGGATGAgtaattatttttaattatttttaatatgtTCAATAACTGTAATGGTCCCTTGCCTGGGATCGTGTTGACACAGTCCTAGACACGGCAGAAGCTTTCATGAAGTTATCATCAGCacatataatattaattaatgaTGATCATAGTTAAAGAAAGGGAGGACATGTCACCTGCATTGCTCGTATAGAAACTCCAATCAAGGAAAGGGGATAGGCAACAATTTTATAGCCAATGTCTTCAAGTTCAAGAGGAGTGAGTATTGGTGTTTTGCCTCCTCCTTCAAGCATATTGGCCTACAAAATCATACATATTAGCATTGCATATCATTTCCGTTTCTTTCTTTTGCGATTACTTGAACTTAATAGAAACACACCATTTTTGGGACAAGGGGAGAAACTTGACAAAAAGCTTCCATCTCTTGTTTGGAGGCAAGTGCATCTATAAAAACAACATCAGCTCCAGCATCAGCAAATGCCCTTGACCTATAGAGTGCCTCATCCAGAGACAAAGCTTGCCGTGAATCGGTGCGAGCCACAATCACAATATCAGATCCACTCTCATTTCTGGCATCAACCGCAGCTTTGATCCGCATAACCGCCTCTTCTCTCGACACCACTTTTCTCCCTTGTGTGTGACCACACGCTTTCGGTGATACCTAGCAATGAACCAACAAATTGAAACAATTTACCCAATATTGGATACAACATATCAGCATATCAAGTTCTAATAAGGTGTTGGAATATCAAATAATAAGCTTCGAATGAAAAGTAAATACTCAAGTTGATCCCTAAAATTGTAGTATCATACTGTATCAATCTAGTCCTTCCCATTATTACTATTCCAAAATAATCTCTAGAATTGCAAAAGATTGAATAGGCAAATCAATCGTCAAAACTGTAAGCATCTGTCAAAATAGTCTTTTATTTTTTTGACTTAGCAAATACATCTCTGGAACTGTAAAATGTCATTCAAAGTAGCCACTCTATTTTTTCTTAAACTCGGTATCAAGCCTAAAGACGGAGTAAGTCAGAGGAACAACTCCACTATCCATTAGCGGGGGCCCAAATAAAGTGAGAGCAATGCTCTATATGAACCGGCTCAACACCGAAATTGTTGACTAATCTGTTGGCATTGATATGAAACCAAGGTAGAAAGTAGCATATTTCATTAACGTGTCGCGGCATGGTCCCTAATGATAAAAGTTAACATACAGACTACTATGACCGACACTTTATATTTTTCGGGATATGCATTATTTGTCAATTTGCAAAAATCAAGGACTATTTCAATTGATGCTCACAATTTCAATAACTAATTTATCTAGTCACTCCATTGAAAACTATTGACCAATTTCCTCCCTCTATCTGACTATGTTATCAGATGCATCAGTGACATTATTATTCCTTCATAAAAAAATGTGACATTATTCACTTTTTCAAATTTGTTCCCAACATTACCAACTTAATATCACTATAGTACATGCAAATACTACGTATGAAGAAACGAAACCCGATTAATGTTTTTCAATTTCATAGATATTTTAGAATATTGTTAATGTGGAAGACTAGATTGACATTTTCATACTATTTCAATAACCAAATTCAGTACTCAACAAATGAACGCTTGTGGTTTAAAAAACCCTAACCTAACCTAATAATCTAAGTGCTTGTTTGATTCTGCAGTCagaaaaaatgattttgaatCAATCGATCTTATTTAAAAGTGAGCTGAACACAAAATGACTTATATTTAGATACATTTAAGTGAAAGTGAGTTCAAGAATGAATTTCAATGTATAAAATCACATTTACACTCAGAAAGTTACAAATCCTAATTTCAAATTCTAATTAATCTGAAGGAAAAATCAATTCTACCATAGAGCAATCAAATAAGTCAAAATCAATTCTACCATAGAGCAATCAAATAAGTCAAAATCAATTCTACCATAGAGCAATCAAATAAGTCAAAATCAATTCTAATTAAGTCGGAAGCAAAAATCAATTCTACCATAGAGCAATCAAATAAGTCAAAATCAATTCTACCATAGAGCAATCAAATAAGTCAAAACCAATTCTAACTAAGTCAGAAGGAAAAATCAATTCTACCATAGAGCAATCAAATAAGTCAAAATCAATTTTCTAGAATCAATTATAATTAAGTCTAAAGTAAAAATCAATTCTACCAATAGAGCAATCAAATAAGTCAACAATTTTCCATAATCAATTCTAACCATTGCAAATGTGAAATCAAAGATAAACCAACTAACCTGATCTTCGAGAATGATTCCTGCAAAACCAGCAGAGATATAACCCTTAACCGTCCTCTTAACATTCATAGCATTACCATAACCATTATCAGCATCCCCAATAACAGGAATACCAACAGATTGAGTAATCAATTGACCTTGATCAATCATTTCACCATAAGACAAATAGCCTGTATCAGGCAATCCCAATCGAGAAGCAGAGATAGAAAAACCGCTAGTGAAACATAACGGAAAACCAGCGGACTGAACGAGATTTGCACTGAGTGCATCGAAACATGCAGGACCTTGATGAACGCCTGGTGAATCAAGGATTCGACGAAGGAGCTTCGCTTTTTCGATgtttgatgaacatgaaattgTGCTTGTGGTTGTGGCGCGTAATGGTTTACAGTTTTTTGATGTCAAGGGATGGATGAAACGAGATTGGAATTGGAAAAGGGGAGAAGAGGATGCACGACGGGAGTGGCGGAGATGAGGAGGAGGTAGAGGAATACAACCACCGGCGCCGGCGCCGGTGCCGGCAATAGTGGTGGCGGAGTAGTTTGTGTTACTAAGTGCCGAACCGGAACAGTTCATGATGGTCGCTAGCTTCCACAGTTACAGTCAGTAGCACTGATCTAATGTACTCCTAAATCCCCGTCTTGATTAAATTACTTATCTAATTTAGTTATAATAAAAGTGTTCGGTTTTTTCTAAGACAAAAAAAAAATTTGCTGagttttttaatattttttttttaagttGAGTTTTTTACATTAATTTAACTCATGTTTTGGGCCAACTATGGCGATCCAGTCTACCACTCTAAATGAATTGCACTCATTTTAGAATTTTTTCAGCACATGATAACTCTAATTCTGATGATCACAAAAGATCTCAAATTCATTCATATCCAATGACTATCCGCACTCCACTATTAATAAATAACGAGTTTGTTATTTCAATATAGTATATATAAAGAATGTGTTAAATTTAGGTAACAAGTTTCAAACACAATTTGAATTAACTATTTTTCCTCAAATAATGACTTATGATTCATGTGTTCTCCATAATTCCACGACCACTCTTCAATTCACTAGTTCATAACCTTCTCAGATCACTAAACCAAGAGCCTCCGAAATCGAATGCAAAGATTTATCCCATTTGATCTGATCAAGCATTATTTCAACTATGATTTCCTAAATTTCTAGATCTCTTACTCTTATGCTTTTAAGAAATGGTTAGATCTAAAGCCACTCACTCCGCCGCTACACGAGAAGTTGTCGCCATAACTACAACCAAGTAGCTATTAATCAATCATCTCCACCTTCTCAGCTAAACGCGACGAATCCTAGAGAAGAAGTTTTGTTACATCCAGGTCTGATCCAAATTCTTCAGATAGTTAGATCTATTCAAGCTTCTATGATCGCTCATCTAATTCCCACCTCCAATATTGCAGCCTGAAGCCTTACATGGTTTCCATCTATTGCAATCAAACGTTGGATTGCAAGGTGCGAACGAGCTGCTGAACAATATATATGACATTGTTTGGCAATAAAATACGCACGTGATCGAGGAAAGGTTACATCGCTTGGAAGAAAGCCTACACAACGCTCCTCCATGCGGAAACACGGCCCAAGAGGTTGTATAAAGTGAAACTCATATTGTCGTCAAAAACTGACCGCGACGAAGAAATACGAGGCTCTTAAGTCGAGAAATCAACATAGGAGTCGAAAACATCAAACTCCTCTCGAAAGCCCTGGGGAGACCATGGCAACCACACTTTTTCTCCAAATCAAGTAGAAAACCAGCCGAGAAAGGTGcatccgaagtatccgttgtgtATTAGGATTTGGGTAAGCAAGATATCAAAGCCCGTGGAGAAGTCGCCCAAGTTGGGCGAGTATGATGGAAAAGGAGATCCCGACGAGCACGTGCAACTCATAAACGATCGACTAAATTAGTTCAACGCTGATAAAGCTTCCAATTGAAAATTGTTTGTGTTGACTTTGGTCGAGTCATCCAGGTTGTGGTTCAATGGCGTGACGGATGGGAGCATTGTATCCTGGACAAATTTTTGTGAACTATTTTCTGCACACTTCACTGCCCGGAAGAGACGATCGGTGATTAAAGTCGCTTTGAGCGAAATTGTCCAAGGAAAGAATCAAAGCTTATGATCTTATATTGACTGTTTCACACAAGTTGTTATTGTTGAGGTGGAGCAAGTTGAAGAAGTCCTGACGTGCTGAATCTTTTAGAATGGCCTTCTCTGCGGCCATCCTTTCAAGTTAAATATCGGAAGGAAGAAGGTGAAAATCACTCAAGAGATGTTAAGCATGGCTCAGTCGTACATGGTCTTGGAGGAGAAGTTGAACACGAGCTTCGATAACCCCACCGCTAATACCAACTCTAGTCGCCCGACAAGGAAGGAGTCCCACCACCGGAGAGACAACTTTGGCCGAGGTTTACAAGGCCGATATGAGAAGTACACACCTCTAAACATATCTCGAGATAATATTTACCAAGACAGTGCAGACACACAAGACAATGAAAACATGTATCTCGAGAGAATTTTTACCAAGACAGTGCAAACACATAATTTAAGAAGGGTAGAATCTGAGCCCTACCATATCAGATTGACAAGTTAAAACACTGCCTTTAATAAAAGTCATGACCATAACATTGACGACTGCATCCTTGACTGGACTGCTCCGAGACTGCTCCGAGACAATGACATTCGCCCAGAAAGATGTGGTTGAACCATAAGGAGGAAAACATGGAATATAAGCGGCAGTTATTCTTGTATAATCTCCCTGCTCATATACAAAAGTTATCTTCTATTATGAATGAAATATGTCGATTTCTaaaatgtttgtttgtttctGACTGTGCATATTATAGTGAATCAGGGTGCGATAGACGAGATGGAGGTCCGACATAAAGAAATTAGGGGTGCTTAGAGATTTTAGACCTCACCAAAAATAACTTTTATTTCTTCTCGGAACAGACCTCTTTTTTTAGTAATTAAACACCAATGAGGCGCTGCAAGCGTTTTCAGTCAGCCTCATACATGGGGGTACCTCTAAAAAACAACCCAAGTCGCGGATGAAGCCCATCATCCATTTCTTCTGATATGAATCTTCTTCTATGAGGTCCTCTCATTCTCCTTATAGACATACCCTCAGTTTCCCATCAAAAAGTGATTCTCCATCCAGTACTTGAGGAATAACTCAACACATCTGCTCTTCGTTCCATCCCCAACAATGCAAATCATAGTGTGAGCTTCCGGGCAGATAGGGGTGACCAGAAATAACCGATAATCGAAAGGTTGTAACTCAAGTAGAGGCCCAAAGCCATGGACAGTCGATTCTAGAGAAATTAACCTTCTACTATGTGTCCAAGTCAGAGAGACACAATGACCTTTAAAGAGGTGAAAGAAAAAGGTCATATAATGCTTCCCTTTCAAGTATTCACACCAATACTGATAAACTTTCACTTATGCCTAATTTTCTATATGAAAGTTGTAAAGGATCCATCATTGGATGCTTCAAGACTTCTATCTCAAAGGTAGTAAAGTGTATGCAAATATCTATAATCTAGAAAGTGAATTCATCAAAGGGAAAGGCGTAATCATCATACTTCATACATATCTTTTCATCCTTAGTGGGAGTTAAGGCACCTCAATCAAATAATGTGCCAACTTCAAGAAAGGCTCTATCGAGACTATCATTTATGgagaaaaaaaacataaatgGTGGAAGAGTAGACATAATCCACCCAAGGAAAAGGAGAATTCTTCTGGGATTGGTGAGCACTCTTTAGATATTTTTTACCCATTATGCACTAACTTTTCAAATACATAAAAACAAAGTCTTAAAGAATAAGATAATCGCTACATTGACGAAATGACtagaagaaaaaagaaaaacaatgCTGACTCTTCAAGAACTGTAATCTAGCACACAAATGAATCCACACCCTACCAAACATGTCAAATCACTTGCACGCAATACTCAAGTGTTTCGGTTCCCAAAAGTCATAATGATGACACTTCCGAAAATACATTTGAAGTATGAAGCATTAAAAGCACAAATCCCCCAAGAAACTAAAATATTTCCCTTTTGCTCTTCCAAAGATAAAGACAAGAGTGGCCAACAGGCGAGGCTAAAACAACAAACCTTTGCCTTGCTAGGCAGAGACACGGGCTTGGGGACAATTGTTCTGAGCCAGCCATAGCGACTCCGGACAACCACTACGCACTCCTTTCAGAATCTTTCTAGCACACGGGGGCTCGCATTCTGATGATCACAAAAGATCTCAACTACATTCATATTCAATGGCTATTCGCACTTCACTCGTAACAAATAAAGAGTTACTGAAGTTGCATGTCTTTAATATATTATAGGGGAGAACCCCGATACAGTTTTTTTGCTTGTATCTTAAGCTTTAGTTTCATTATTAATGTTTATTGAGTCTCCCCTTCAATTGCACATCTTTCGATTAAACTTCGAATCCATTCTTTTTAGCATTCATAATTTTATTTCTTGTATTTAAGTATGATCATTATGATTTAAGTCAACTGGTTGAACTAATGGAACAAGAACCATATCTGATGTTGGTTCAAGTTATGTGGGAAGTGAAATCTCAAActattttgaaaattttgaaaatttgagATTTATTGTGTGTGACTTGAATCACTCACAATCTATGACTCGAATTAAACCAAACAGAGGAGAAGAAGAAATTTATGGTGTCTGTGACTCGAATCATATTTTACACATAATTTGAATCATGTAATACTGTGACTCGAATAACAAGTTACACATGATTCAAATCATACATCTCATGTTAGCCACTTCctcatttgattcaaatcacaTATTCTACATGACTCAAATCACAAGGTTTTTCACTTTTTCCTGGTTGGGTTCTGACCAGTTTGATTCAAATCAATCTTTGTACACGACTCAAATCATAAGCCTTCATGACTCAAATCATAGGAAATGGACCACTTTTCCTCATGTTGATCTTTTTCCACTCTACGTGCTCATTTGACTAAAATCAACAAATTCTCTTGAATGGAATCTAGCAACCATTTTCATCTATTTTTGTGTTTAATCTCCAACACATATAAATTCATTTATTTCATCTCATTTCATAACAACCAAGCAATTCCAACATACATAAAGAGCTGCTACAAACTCCCGGAGACATGTTGCCACAACATTGAATCAATGTTAGTCAAATTCTGGTGGGGTTCAAATAATGGTGAGCGGAAAGTGAATTGGCTGAGTTGGGACAAATTGGCTTGTGCTAAAGGTTTGGGA encodes:
- the LOC127128781 gene encoding uncharacterized protein LOC127128781 isoform X2 — translated: MNCSGSALSNTNYSATTIAGTGAGAGGCIPLPPPHLRHSRRASSSPLFQFQSRFIHPLTSKNCKPLRATTTSTISCSSNIEKAKLLRRILDSPGVHQGPACFDALSANLVQSAGFPLCFTSGFSISASRLGLPDTGYLSYGEMIDQGQLITQSVGIPVIGDADNGYGNAMNVKRTVKGYISAGFAGIILEDQVSPKACGHTQGRKVVSREEAVMRIKAAVDARNESGSDIVIVARTDSRQALSLDEALYRSRAFADAGADVVFIDALASKQEMEAFCQVSPLVPKMANMLEGGGKTPILTPLELEDIGYKIVAYPLSLIGVSIRAMQDSLTAIKGGRIPPPGSMPSFEEIKDILGFNTYYEEEKRYTTSTDQLLSKRDSSGNPFSGIWSRTLRIKITGRDGAEKLDLRIPAGFLDGITNIVPALGGVNLKKLLDNATEETGGKLLDFNDRMGDRIQVFLE
- the LOC127128781 gene encoding uncharacterized protein LOC127128781 isoform X1; the protein is MNCSGSALSNTNYSATTIAGTGAGAGGCIPLPPPHLRHSRRASSSPLFQFQSRFIHPLTSKNCKPLRATTTSTISCSSNIEKAKLLRRILDSPGVHQGPACFDALSANLVQSAGFPLCFTSGFSISASRLGLPDTGYLSYGEMIDQGQLITQSVGIPVIGDADNGYGNAMNVKRTVKGYISAGFAGIILEDQVSPKACGHTQGRKVVSREEAVMRIKAAVDARNESGSDIVIVARTDSRQALSLDEALYRSRAFADAGADVVFIDALASKQEMEAFCQVSPLVPKMANMLEGGGKTPILTPLELEDIGYKIVAYPLSLIGVSIRAMQDSLTAIKGGRIPPPGSMPSFEEIKDILGFNTYYEEEKRYTTSTDQLLSKRESSSLYSIEQRDQADTEQTSQTINDPIVEVITPDVYNKYGADSSGNPFSGIWSRTLRIKITGRDGAEKLDLRIPAGFLDGITNIVPALGGVNLKKLLDNATEETGGKLLDFNDRMGDRIQVFLE